Proteins encoded within one genomic window of Myxococcales bacterium:
- a CDS encoding polymer-forming cytoskeletal protein, translating into MANTVIGTNITIEGEIRGEESLTILGTVKGKVAVAQGIVIESGATVEADLEAQAVTVGGKLTGNVVARERLEVRPEGRMVGDARAARIMIADGASFKGNVDMDV; encoded by the coding sequence ATGGCGAACACGGTCATCGGCACCAACATCACGATCGAAGGTGAAATCCGCGGCGAGGAATCGCTCACGATTCTCGGCACGGTGAAGGGGAAGGTGGCTGTGGCCCAGGGCATCGTCATCGAGTCCGGCGCCACCGTGGAAGCCGACCTCGAGGCCCAGGCGGTCACCGTCGGCGGCAAGCTCACGGGAAACGTGGTGGCGCGCGAACGCCTCGAAGTGCGTCCTGAAGGACGCATGGTGGGCGACGCTCGCGCGGCGCGCATCATGATCGCCGACGGTGCCTCGTTCAAGGGCAACGTCGACATGGACGTTTGA
- a CDS encoding polymer-forming cytoskeletal protein: protein MVTKHTVIGQGAHVVGEVRGDDSLVVQGRVDGRIHISEDLSVEPGAILQADVEARNVTVSGVVVGGITASSLVRLTPKARVVGNISAPKVAIEAGAAYRGRIEMGPVDLARAASATARSEKVSISSAPAAAKAPPRLAPPSRVAAVTPAPAPQARPAPPRAAAPAPRATTAAAQTPSWARKKAVKRR from the coding sequence ATGGTCACGAAGCACACAGTCATCGGGCAGGGGGCCCACGTCGTCGGCGAGGTGCGCGGCGACGACTCCCTCGTCGTTCAGGGTAGGGTCGACGGTCGTATCCACATCAGCGAAGACCTGAGCGTCGAGCCGGGCGCGATCCTCCAAGCCGACGTCGAGGCCCGGAACGTTACGGTCTCGGGGGTCGTGGTCGGGGGCATCACCGCCAGCTCGTTGGTGCGGCTCACGCCGAAGGCGCGTGTGGTCGGAAACATCTCGGCGCCGAAGGTGGCGATCGAAGCGGGCGCGGCTTACCGCGGACGGATCGAAATGGGACCCGTGGATCTCGCGCGAGCCGCCTCCGCTACGGCCCGCAGCGAAAAGGTGAGCATCAGCTCTGCCCCCGCGGCGGCGAAGGCGCCTCCTCGGCTCGCGCCACCGTCACGTGTGGCCGCCGTGACGCCTGCGCCGGCACCCCAGGCTCGGCCCGCACCACCCCGAGCTGCCGCGCCGGCACCCCGGGCCACCACGGCGGCGGCCCAGACGCCCTCGTGGGCTCGCAAAAAAGCCGTCAAGCGTCGCTGA
- the purF gene encoding amidophosphoribosyltransferase, with the protein MCGVIGIFGHPEASNLAYLGLHALQHRGQESAGIVSSDGQRLRWVREMGLVSEIFDADRLAGLPGFAAIGHVRYSTSGESSLKNAQPIAVDYSGGSLAIAHNGNLVNADELRTRLEDEGSIFQTTSDTEVILHLIARSREGGLPERVADALRVVRGAFSLAVLTESMLIAARDPMGIRPMAIGRHKDTWVVASETCAFELIEAEYVRDLDPGEMVIVDAHGLRSVRPFKTEPPHRCAFEWVYFARPDSTVGGLSVYSAREAMGRRLAVEHAVDADVVVPVPDSGVAAAIGYARESGIPFGQGLMRSHYVGRTFIEPSQSIRHFGVKLKLSPVREVLAGKRVVVVDDSIVRGTTSRKIIGMIRSAGAKEVHMRISSPPTVGPCHYGIDTPSREELIAATHTLDETRQFVGADSLGYLSLEGLHAALGRSARDGEAEPENNGLCDACFSNRYPITVVPPARLRQLRLITA; encoded by the coding sequence ATGTGCGGAGTCATCGGCATTTTCGGGCACCCTGAAGCCTCGAACCTCGCGTACTTGGGGCTCCACGCCCTTCAGCACCGGGGCCAAGAGTCGGCGGGCATCGTCTCCTCGGACGGCCAGCGGTTACGCTGGGTGCGGGAGATGGGGCTGGTCAGCGAGATCTTCGACGCTGACCGCTTGGCGGGTCTGCCCGGCTTTGCCGCCATCGGGCACGTGCGTTACTCCACCTCGGGCGAGTCCAGCCTGAAAAACGCGCAGCCGATCGCGGTGGATTACTCGGGCGGCTCGCTCGCCATCGCCCACAACGGCAATCTCGTGAACGCGGACGAGCTTCGGACGCGCCTCGAGGACGAGGGGTCCATTTTCCAGACCACGTCGGATACCGAGGTCATCCTTCACCTCATCGCCCGCTCCCGCGAAGGGGGCCTGCCCGAACGGGTGGCCGATGCGCTGCGGGTGGTTCGGGGTGCCTTTTCATTGGCTGTCCTCACCGAATCGATGCTCATCGCCGCCCGGGATCCCATGGGCATCAGGCCGATGGCCATCGGACGGCACAAGGACACCTGGGTGGTGGCATCCGAGACCTGCGCCTTCGAGCTCATCGAAGCCGAGTACGTGCGCGACCTCGATCCCGGCGAGATGGTGATCGTAGACGCACACGGCCTCAGAAGCGTTCGCCCCTTCAAGACCGAGCCGCCCCACCGCTGCGCCTTCGAGTGGGTGTACTTCGCACGGCCCGATTCGACCGTGGGTGGCCTTTCGGTCTACAGCGCCCGCGAGGCCATGGGGCGCCGTTTGGCCGTCGAACACGCGGTGGACGCCGACGTGGTCGTTCCCGTCCCAGATTCTGGCGTGGCGGCTGCCATCGGGTACGCCCGCGAAAGTGGCATTCCTTTCGGTCAGGGCCTGATGCGCTCACACTACGTGGGCCGCACCTTCATCGAGCCGAGCCAGTCCATCCGGCACTTCGGCGTCAAGTTGAAGCTTTCGCCGGTGCGCGAGGTGCTCGCGGGCAAACGGGTGGTGGTGGTAGATGACTCGATCGTTCGCGGCACCACCTCCCGAAAGATCATTGGCATGATCCGATCGGCAGGTGCGAAAGAGGTTCACATGCGGATCAGCTCGCCGCCCACGGTGGGACCCTGCCACTACGGGATCGATACGCCGTCGCGAGAGGAGCTGATCGCCGCCACGCATACCCTCGACGAGACCCGGCAATTCGTGGGGGCCGACAGCCTCGGTTACCTCTCGTTGGAGGGCTTGCACGCGGCGCTCGGGCGCTCGGCGCGGGATGGCGAAGCCGAGCCGGAAAACAACGGCCTGTGCGACGCCTGCTTCTCGAACCGGTACCCCATCACCGTGGTGCCACCCGCGCGTTTGCGGCAGCTTCGCCTCATCACGGCCTGA
- a CDS encoding gamma carbonic anhydrase family protein, with amino-acid sequence MATSTTSVPLVPGPLAGGADLDRHLEALRLPYPRAFIDRYLDKLPRFGTRVLVAPGAAVVGEVELDDDVSVWYGAVLRGDLAPVRVGARSNVQDGAVLHVGDSSPCVVETDVVVGHRAMLHGCRIEPGCLVGMQATVLDDVVIGHGSVVGAGAVVPPRTIVPPRSLVLGVPAKVVRSLSETDEAFAVALAGKYTRLKENYLRDSLRQG; translated from the coding sequence ATGGCGACATCGACCACATCCGTTCCCCTCGTTCCGGGCCCGCTGGCAGGCGGGGCCGATTTGGATCGGCATCTCGAAGCTCTGAGGCTTCCGTATCCGAGGGCCTTCATCGACCGCTACCTCGACAAACTGCCTCGCTTCGGGACCCGGGTCCTGGTGGCTCCCGGGGCGGCCGTGGTCGGGGAGGTCGAGCTGGACGATGACGTGTCGGTTTGGTACGGGGCCGTCCTGCGCGGCGACCTGGCGCCCGTCCGCGTCGGCGCGCGCAGCAATGTTCAAGACGGCGCCGTTCTGCACGTGGGCGACAGCAGCCCCTGTGTGGTCGAGACCGACGTGGTGGTGGGACACCGGGCCATGCTGCATGGCTGTCGGATCGAGCCTGGGTGCCTCGTTGGTATGCAGGCCACAGTGCTGGACGATGTGGTCATCGGCCACGGCTCCGTGGTCGGCGCGGGCGCCGTGGTGCCCCCCCGCACCATCGTACCTCCCCGCAGTTTGGTTCTGGGCGTTCCCGCCAAGGTGGTCCGCAGCCTCTCGGAGACAGACGAGGCCTTTGCCGTGGCCCTCGCGGGAAAGTACACCCGACTCAAGGAGAACTACCTGCGCGATAGCCTGCGGCAGGGCTAG